From a region of the Acidimicrobiia bacterium genome:
- a CDS encoding SDR family oxidoreductase, whose translation MTLAEGSVLIVGGTGGLGREVARHYQARDAPVIITGRDPARSAEIAAGIGDGVTSLGIDLSDPESIAGSLSEVGPVSRLVLAAIARDNNPIRDYTVASALYLTTMKLVGYTQTIHTLIDRLSTDSSVVLFGGRAKDRPYPGSTTVTTVNGGVSSLIRTLAIELAPIRFNAIHPGIVGDSPFWEGKQLDAVVRQTPTGRLATMADVVDATAFLLENKAMNGINLYVDGGWMLM comes from the coding sequence GTGACATTGGCCGAGGGCTCAGTTCTCATCGTCGGCGGGACGGGTGGCCTGGGACGGGAGGTCGCTCGCCACTACCAGGCACGTGACGCACCTGTGATCATCACCGGTCGCGACCCGGCGCGGTCGGCCGAGATCGCCGCCGGCATCGGTGACGGCGTCACGAGCCTCGGGATCGACCTGAGCGACCCCGAGTCGATCGCCGGCTCGCTCAGCGAGGTGGGACCGGTCTCACGGCTCGTCCTCGCTGCCATCGCCAGAGACAACAATCCGATCCGCGACTACACGGTGGCGTCGGCCCTGTACCTCACGACGATGAAGCTGGTCGGATACACGCAGACGATCCACACCCTCATCGACAGGCTCTCGACCGACAGCTCCGTGGTTCTGTTCGGCGGCCGAGCCAAGGATCGGCCGTACCCGGGCTCCACCACCGTGACCACCGTCAACGGAGGAGTCAGCAGCCTCATCCGAACGCTGGCGATCGAGCTGGCGCCCATCCGCTTCAACGCCATTCATCCCGGGATCGTCGGTGACAGCCCGTTCTGGGAAGGCAAGCAGTTGGACGCCGTGGTCCGCCAGACACCAACAGGGCGCCTCGCCACCATGGCCGATGTGGTCGACGCCACCGCCTTCCTCCTCGAGAACAAGGCAATGAACGGGATCAACCTCTATGTCGACGGCGGATGGATGTTGATGTGA